From one Rosa rugosa chromosome 4, drRosRugo1.1, whole genome shotgun sequence genomic stretch:
- the LOC133742103 gene encoding disease resistance protein RUN1-like — MYGVEETIGLSGVLQGGTLRVRYQKGKYGEALAKHECRFKDNMDKVQRWRTTLRNAANLSGRTFVDGHEAKFISEIAEEISEQVSNRNYLNVAKYPVGIESHDKIWLAF, encoded by the exons ATGTATGGAGTTGAAGAAACAATTGGTTTATCCGGTGTTTTACAAGGTGGAACCCTACGAGTACGATACCAGAAGGGTAAATATGGTGAGGCACTTGCTAAACATGAGTGCAGATTCAAGGACAACATGGACAAGGTGCAAAGATGGAGGACGACTCTTAGGAATGCAGCAAATTTATCGGGGCGGACTTTCGTGGACGG GCATGAAGCTAAGTTCATTAGTGAGATCGCTGAAGAGATTTCAGAACAAGTATCAAACCGCAACTATTTAAATGTGGCAAAGTATCCTGTTGGAATAGAGTCTCATGACAAGATATGGTTGGCCTTTTAG
- the LOC133742965 gene encoding uncharacterized protein LOC133742965 has translation MPNSHISRLGQGFKNLQNLKSLSFESCKFLIEVPDLSGMFPNLDMLNLSFCTEIVGRMESLTTMKVGQTAIKELPSSIGSSLIFNLCLYSHAKTLQIFHSAFMSCKSYGVLDSQVAQNWCYLHFRRRWNTVKCQLQRPAQRFHITARQLHQKEKVIVTVVVVMMMIKVI, from the exons ATGCCAAACAGTCACATCTCACGACTTGGGCAAGGATTCAAG AATTTACAAAATTTAAAATCTCTAAGTTTTGAAAGTTGCAAATTCCTAATAGAGGTCCCTGACTTGTCTGGAATGTTCCCAAACTTGGATATGTTGAATTTAAGTTTCTGTACAGAAATTGTGGGACGGATGGAATCCTTAACAACCATGAAAGTTGGTCAAACTGCCATAAAAGAATTGCCTTCATCAATTGGATCATCTTTAATCTTCAATCTTTGTCTTTATTCTCATGCGAAAACCTTACAAATCTTCCACTCAGCATTTATGAGTTGCAAGAGCTACGGAGTCTTGGACTCACAGGTTGCCCAAAATTGGTGCTACCTCCATTTCCGAAGAAGGTGGAATACTGTAAAGTGCCAACTCCAACGTCCAGCTCAAAGATTTCACATTACGGCAAGGCAACTTCATCAGAAAGAAAAAGTCATTGTGACCGTcgtggtggtgatgatgatgatcaagGTAATTTAG